The Streptomyces sp. NBC_00775 genome includes the window GCTTGCTCCTCCGAAGGAGGAGCGTAGGGATTGCCGAGCGCGATGACCCCGGCCTCGGCGACCTTGTGCATCTGGTGGGTGCGGATGAGGACTTCGGCGACCTCGCCGTCCCCGCGCGCGACGGCCGTGTGCAGCGACTGATACAGGTTGAACTTGGGGACGGCGATGAAGTCCTTGAACTCCGAGACCACCGGGGTGAGGCAGGTGTGCAGTTCGCCGAGCACTCCGTAGCAGTCGGCGTCCTCGTTCACGAGCACCAGGAGCCGTCCGAAATCGGCGCCGCGCATCGGACCGCGCTTGCGCGACACGCGGTGCACGGAGACGAAGTGCCGTGGCCTTATGAGGACTTCGGCCTGGATCCCGGCGTCACGCAGAACCGTGCGCACCTCATCGGCGATCTCCGCGAGCGGGTCGCCGTCGCGCGCCGCGTTGTCGGCGATCAGCTCCCTGGTGTGCTCGTACTCCTCGGGGTGCAGGATCGCGAAGACGAGGTCTTCCAGCTCGGTCTTGAGCGCCTGGACACCGAGGCGTTCGGCGAGCGGGATCAGAACGTCCCGGGTCACTTTGGCGATGCGCGCCTGTTTCTCGGGGCGCATGACGCCCAGGGTCCGCATATTGTGCAGCCGGTCCGCGAGTTTGATCGACATCACGCGGACGTCGTTGCCGGTCGCGACCAGCATCTTGCGGAACGTCTCGGGCTCGGCGGCAGCCCCGTAGTCGACCTTCTCCAGCTTGGTGACGCCGTCGACCAGGTAGCAGACTTCGTCGCCGAACTCCTTCCGCACCTGATCGAGCGTCACTTCCGTGTCCTCGACGGTGTCGTGGAGCAGGGAGGCGGTCAACGTCGTGTTCTCCGCGCCGAGTTCGGCGAGGATCAGGGTCACGGCGAGCGGGTGCGTGATGTACGGCTCGCCGCTCTTGCGCATCTGGCCGCGGTGCGAGGACTCGGCCAGGACGTACGCCCGGCGCAGCGGCTCCAGGTCGGCGTCGGGGTGGTGGGCGCGGTGGGCCTCGGCCACGTGGCCGATGGCGTCGGGCAGCCGGTCGCGGGCCGCGGGGCCGAGCAGCGCGGCCCGGCCCAGGCGGCGCAGGTCGATCCGGGGACGGCCCTTCCTGCGGTGCGTTGGGGGCACCCCCTGCTCATGGGGGTCCCCCCGCTCGAGCGAAGTCGGGAGCGGGGGAGAGGCCGAGAGCTTGGGGGAGGGCGTTACAGGGCCTGGCGTCGCGGGATTCGTCGCCTCCGCACTCATGGGCACCTCCGGCTGCGTAGACCGGCGGACGGGTGCCCCATGGCGAACACGGCTCAGGGGATGGCATCGATCCCCCGTCCGGGCCGGTGCTTGATGCTACCGAGCCCACCACGCCCGGTTGACCGCCTCTCGCCGAGCGTGAAACGGATCACCCATTCGAGCGAAGGTTCAGGGGTTTACGGTTTCGAACTTTTGGAACAGCCGTGGCGTACGGTGCGAGCGTCAGGGTGCTCGGCCGGTGCCCGGCGCAGAAGAGCCGAAAGGTACGGCGCCGGGTCCCACAGAGGTGCGGCGGCGCAAGCTCAGCGCTGCGCGGCGTCGAGCCACTCCGCGTCGATCTCGCCCTCGGCGACGATCACCGCGGGGCCCGTCATCTCGATCTCGCCGTCCGGGCGCTCGGTGATCACCAGGCGTCCGCCGGGCACATCGACGGTGTACGTCGCCGGGGTGCCGGTCACGGCCGGGTCGGCGTCGTCACGGCGGGCCGCGGCGACGGCCACGGCGCACGCGCCCGTGCCGCATGAGCGGGTCTCTCCGGCACCGCGTTCATGGACGCGCAGGGCGACGTGGCGCGGGCCCCGGTCGACCACGAACTCGACGTTGACCCCGTCCGGGTACACCGACGCCGGGCTGAACGGCGGCGGCGTGAACAGGTCGCCCGCCTGCGCGAGGTCTTCCACGAAGGCGACGGCGTGCGGGTTGCCCATGTTGACGTTGCGCGCGGGCCAGCTGTGCTCGCCGACGCTCACGGTGACGTCCCCTTCGGGGAAGAGCGCCTTGCCCATGCCGACGGTGACATCTCCGTCCTTGGAGAGGTGCACGGACTTCACTCCCCCGCGCGTGGCGACGGCGATGTCTCCTTCGGCCACATACCCGGCACGCTGCAGGTAGTGCGCGAACACACGCACTCCATTGCCGCACATCTCCGCGATCGAGCCGTCGCCGTTGCGGTAGTCCATGAACCACTCCGCCTCGGCTGCCATCGCCTTGGCCTCGGGGTGCGCGGCGGACCGTACGACATGCAGCAGACCGTCGCCGCCGATGCCCGCGCGGCGGTCGCACAGGGCGGCGACGGCGGTCGGGGGCAGGTCGATGGCGTTCTCCGGGTCCGGGATGATCACGAAGTCGTTCTCGGTCCCGTGGCCCTTGAGGAAGGCGATCCGCGTGCTCATTCCTCGATCGTAAGGGGTCGGTACGACACTCCGGCCCGCGCGGGGTGATCAGAGCAGACCGGTCACGTGGTGGGGCCTGAGCAGCTGGGCCGCGGTGGGCTCAGCGCAGCCGGGCCACGCGCCCCACGGCGAGCACCGCCACCATCGCGACCACCACGACGTACGCGATCACGATCCGCCAGTCCGGGCGGCGCCCGGAGCCGCGCTGCGGGAAGCCCGGCCAGGTGTAGCCGACCCGGCGGGCGGCCATCATTCCCCAGCCCGCGGCGCACGAGCAGATCAGCAGACCGAGCATGGCGACCACGGCACCGCCGTCACCGAACTCGAAGGCCAGCGGGAAGGCGAACATCAGCGAACCGATCGCGGCCAGCGTCACGATGGGCGCGAGCTGCCAGATGCGCAGCCTGCGCTGCGGGCGCAGCTCGACCTCCACCTCGGGTCCCGCGGACATCTCGTCGGGCCCGGGCCCGTCGGCGGTCACCCCGCCCGGGGTGTCCTCGGGCCCGTCGGAGCTCAGACGCTCTCCGTCCGGGTCGATGTCGAGGCGCTCCACATCAGGATCGATGCCCGGACGATCTCCGTCCGGATCGGTCCCGTGCTCAGTGTCTCGTGCAGTGTCGCGAGGGCCGGCCTCCATCGCCACGCGCCCTCCCAACTCGGACTTCACTGGTCGATCGAAGCTCGATGATGGCACGGCGTCGGAGGCCGGGATGACGGCCGGAGCGTCCCGATGCCAGGACGTGATCAGGCTGTAACCGGTCGTTCGACCAACGCCAGTGCGAGCTGCGGGAGTTCTGTGAGATCCGCCGCAGCCCCACTGAGCCAATGCACGCGCGGGTCGCGCCGGAACCACGAATCCTGACGGCGCGCGAAGCGCTTGGTAGCGCGCACGGTCTCGGTTCGCGCCTCTTCCTCGGTGCACTCCCCCGCGAGCGCCGCGAGCACCTGCTGATAGCCGAGCGCACGCGATGCCGTGCGCCCCTCGCGCAAGCCGTGCGCCTCCAGCGCGCGCACCTCGTCCACGAGCCCCGCCTCCCACATCCGGTCGACCCGGCGCGCGATGCGCTCGTCGAGCTCGGGGCGCGCGACGTCGACGCCGATCTGGAGGGTGTCGTACACCGAGTCGTGGCCCGGGAGGTTGGCGGTGAAGGGTTTGCCGGTGATCTCGATGACTTCGAGGGCGCGGACGATACGGCGGCCGTTGCTGGGCAGGATCGCGTGGGCGGCCTCGGGGTCCGCCGCGGCCAGCCGCGCGTGCAGCGCGCCGGAGCCGCGCAGGGTGAGCTCCTCCTCCAGGCGGGCCCGTACCTCGGGGTCGGTGCCGGGGAACTCCAGGTTGTCGACGGCCCCGCGGACGTACAGCCCGGAGCCGCCCACCAGGATCGGCCAGCGGCCCTCGGCGAGCAGCGCGTCGATACGGGCGCGGGCGAGCCGCTGGTACTCGGCGACGCTGGCCGTGACAGTCACGTCCCAGATGTCCAGGAGGTGGTGCGGGATCCCTCCCCGCTCCTCGGGCGTCAGCTTGGCGGTGCCGATGTCCATCCCTCGGTACAACTGCATGGAGTCGGCGTTGACGACCTCGCCGCCGAGACGTTGGGCAAGGAAAACGCCCAGATCGGACTTTCCTGCCGCGGTCGGTCCGACGACTGCGATGACCCGGGGGGCGGGGGGTGCGCTACTCACCGCCCCAGTCTCGCAAACCTCACGACCTCTCCTCGAACGAGCTACGTGACGCCACGCGTCCGGGGTCGTTGCCTGTTGCGAGGTTCCAGCCGCCGGTTTTCGAGGACCGGTGACCCGGGCGACGCAATGGGACGCACCGGGCAACGCGGGATTTCGCCCTCACGAGTAACGTATGGAGTGGATATGGGCGTTTTTGCACGACTTCTCCGGAGGTCGAAGGCTACGGAGGAGGCGTCAACCGCCGAGGTGCAGGCCGACACACTGACGGCCGAGACCGAGGCGGAGGTGGCGGAAGAGGCGAAGGGTTCATCCCCGGCCGAGAGCGAGGCGCCGGCGGAGGAGACCGCCGAAGCCGCCGCCGCGGACGACGTCGAGATCCCCCAGCAACAGACCGCCGAGAAGGCCGCCGACAATGAGGCAGGCGAGGGCGCCCGCAAGTAACTGGCCCGCGAGGGAAGGTGAACCATGGGTCTCCTGGACAATTTGAAAGCCAAGCTTGCGCCTGCCAAGGACAAGGTCTCTGACCTCGCACAGCAGCACGGGGACAAGGTCGGTCAGAGTCTCGACAAGGCCGCGAAGGTGGTCGACGAGAAGACCAAGCACAAGTACAGCGACAAGATCCAGACGGGCACGGGCAAGGCGAAGGGCGCCATGGACCGACTCGCGCACAAGGACAGTGGCGGCGCCACGCCTCCGCCGGACGCACCGTCCCCGCCTCCGGCATCCTGAGCGACACACATCGGCGGACGGCCGCGGAGCACTCAGGGCTCCCGGCCGTCCGCCGTGTCCTGGCCCGTAGGGCTCCTGAGGATCGAGTCCGCCGGGAAACCCACGCTCACACCGCTACGGCCACTGACGCCGGGGTCCGCTCGGAGACCCGGTTCCCGCTTGTGTGGTCACTGACCGCGGAGACAGCCCGGAGACCCCGTACACGCCCGTACGGCCCAGAGAGCGGCGACTTTCTTCAGAAGGCCCGCTAGGACCAGGCCGCGACCAAATACCCCACCCCGTAAGGCGCATCGTCGTAGAGCAGCGCGCCGCCCAGCCCGGCGCCCTCCGCCGCGCCCGCGAGGACCTGCCAGGGAGCTCGCCCGGAGGCCTTCAGCTCGTGCGCCAGTTCGGCGTCCAGCGATTTGAGGGCCGCCACGTCCGCCGCGCCCAGCGCACGCGCGACCTCCGCGTCGAAGCCCGCCGCGCGCTCGTCGAGATAGCCCGGCGCCTTGAGCGTCCGGCACGCGCTGGCGTCGCCCATCACCAGCAGTGCCACCCGCTTGGCCCGCCCGACGATTTCCCCTCCCACTTGGATACACCGCTCAGCCGCGAGAGGTTCCCCCACGCCGAGCCCCTCGACGGGAGCGTCGGACGCTTCGGACCAGCGCGTGCGTTCCAGCAGCCACGCGGCGACGGCGAGCGAGGGAGGCAGCTCACGCTCCGACGCCCCGGGGCTCAGCTGGTCGCCCCCGAGATGTACGTCGAGATCGACGCCGAACCCGCGGAACGAGCCCCGCGTGCCCTGCGGGTGCGGTCCGCGCCCGCTCTGCTCGGCGGGGCCCACGACGACCAGCAGGTCGGGTCGGGAGGCGGCGAGTACACCGAGCGCGTCCGTGCACGCGGCGCGCGCGGCGTCCAGCTCTGGCGCCGCGCCGGCGGCGACGTCGGGGACAAGCAGCGGCGGACAGGGAAGAACTGCGGCGGCTACAAGCATGATCGGCAGCGTAACCCCGCTGAGCGGCCGAGCGTCACTCCTCGGTCAGTACGTCTCGATCGGCACGTCCGTGAGTTCAGGAACTCAGTCGCAGCCGCACCCACTGCCTGTGGCGACCGGCAGCGGCGCGGGAGCGCCGATCTTCGGCAGCCCCAGCATCACACCCGCCGGCTTCGCGGCCTCCGCGGCGTTGCGCTTCTCCCAGGCGTCCCCCGCGCGCGTGCGGCGCACGTTCAGGGCGGTGCCCTCGGCGAGGAGGTGGTGCGGGGCGGCGTACGTGATCTCGACCGTGACCACGTCGCCGGGGCGCACCTCTTCGTCGGGCTTGGTGAAGTGGACCAGGCGGTTGTCGGGGGCGCGGCCGGAGAGGCGGTGCGTGGCGCCGTCCTTGCGGCCCTCGCCCTCGGCGACCATCAGCTCCAGGGTGCGGCCGACCTGCTTCTTGTTCTCGTCCCAGGAGATCTCCTCCTGGAGGGCGACGAGACGCTCGTAGCGCGCCTGGACGACCTCCTTGGGAATCTGCCCCTCCATGGTGGCCGCCGGGGTTCCGGGGCGCTTGGAGTACTGGAAGGTGAACGCCTGCGCGAAGCGGGCCTCGCGGACCGCGTGGAGGGTCTGCTCGAAGTCCTCCTCGGTCTCGCCGGGGAAGCCCACGATGATGTCGGTGGTGATCGCCGCGTGCGGGATGGCGGCCCGCACCTTCTCGATGATCCCCAGGTAGCGGTCCTGGCGGTACGAGCGGCGCATCGCCTTCAGGACCGTGTCCGAGCCGGACTGCATCGGCATGTGCAGCTGCGGCATCACGTTCGGCGTCTCCGCCATGGCGGCGATCACGTCGTCGGTGAAGTCGCGCGGGTGCGGCGAGGTGAAGCGCACGCGCTCCAGACCCTCGATCTGCCCGCAGGCCCGCAGCAGCTTGCTGAAGGCCTCGCGGTCGCCGATGTCGCTGCCGTAAGCGTTGACGTTCTGCCCGAGCAGCGTGATCTCGGAGACGCCCTCGCCGACCAGAGCCTCGATCTCGGCCAGGATGTCGCCGGTCCTGCGGTCCTTCTCCTTGCCGCGCAGCGCCGGGACGATGCAGAAGGTGCAGGTGTTGTTGCAGCCGACCGAGATGGAGACCCAGGCGGCGTAGGCGCTCTCGCGGCGGGTCGGCAGCGTCGACGGGAACGCCTCGAGCGACTCGGCGATCTCGACCTGCGCCTCTTCCTGGACGCGGGCGCGCTCCAGGAGGACCGGCAGCTTGCCGATGTTGTGCGTCCCGAAGACGACGTCCACCCAGGGCGCCTTCTTCACGATGGTGTCGCGGTCCTTCTGCGCGAGGCAGCCGCCGACGGCGATCTGCATCCCGGGACGCTTCGTCTTCATCGGGGCGAGGCGGCCGAGGTTGCCGTACAGCCGGTTGTCGGCGTTCTCCCGTACGGCGCAGGTGTTGAAGACGACGACGTCCGCGTCACCGTCCGAACCCTCGGGCGCGCGCACGTAACCGGCGCCCTCCAGGAGCCCCGAGAGCCGTTCGGAGTCGTGGACGTTCATCTGGCACCCGTAAGTGCGTACTTCGTAAGTCTTGGGTTCCTGAACGTCCACTGCCTGGCTCCGGTCGCTGCTGCTCATGTGACAAGGGTAGGCGGTGCCCGGAGTGGCTCCCGTCGCCCTATGCCTCAGCGGCCCTCCAGCCCTGGCTGCGGAGGATCTCCGAGACATCCGGGGCACGGTAGTGCTCCCCCTTGAGGACCTTGCCGTCGTCCCTGCGGGCGACCCGGCCGTCGGGGCCCAGCTTCGTCATGTTGGACCGGTGGACCTCGGCGATCACGGCGTCGAGGTCGATCCCGTGGACGAGCGCGGTGCCGTACGCCACGTACACGACGTCGGCCAGCTCGTGCGCCAGCCGGTCCAGCGGGCCGGTGACCGAGACCTCGGCGACTTCCGCGGCCTCCTCGGCGAGCAGCTCGCCACGGTGGGCGGCCAGCTCCGGGGAGACCTCTGTCGGCGTGCTGCGGGCGTCGAGGCCGAAGGCGCGGTGGAATTCACGGACCAGGGAGGCGGGAGAGGGCTGCATCCGACGAGCCTATCGACGGGAGGCCGGGCCCCTGGAGCGCCCGACGGCTTCGGCACCCTGGCCAGGTCAGAGCCCCGCCCTGGTCAGGACCGCCCCCGTGCTGGCAGGATCGCGCGCATGTTCCAGGCACTCCCCCGTATCGGCCGGCGCCGCGCGCTGTTCGGCTCGGCGGCCGCTTTCGCGGTCTTCGGGCTGCTGCTGTGGTGGCTGCTGCCGCTGGGCGAGGAGTCCCCGAGCGGGACGATCACCTTCAGTACGGGCAGCCCGACCGGGGTCTACCAGAAGTACGGCAAGCTCCTCAAGGGTGCCATCGCCAAGGACATGCCGCGCCTGGACGTACAGCTGCTGGACAGCGACGGGTCGCAGGAGAACGTCCGGCGTGTGGCGACGGGCAAGGCCGACTTCACCATCGCGGCGGCCGACGCGGTGGAGACGTACATACTGCAGAACAAGCCGGGATCGGGCCGGCTGCGCGGCTGCGCCCGGCTCTACGACGACTATGTGCACCTGGTCGTCCCGCGCTCGTCGTCCGTACGGTCCGTGGCGGACCTACGGGGCAAGAAGGTCGCCGTGGGGCCGAGTGGCTCCGGGGTGCGGCTGATAGCGAACCATGTGCTCCAGGCGGCCGGACTCGACCCCGACAAGGACATCGAGCCGCTGGCCGACGGCATCGCGACCATGCCCGACCTGCTGAAACAGCACAAGATCGACGCCTTCTTCTGGTCGGGTGGCCTCCCGACGAGCCCCGTGCTGGAGCTCTCGAAGGCGTACGACATCAGGCTGGTGCCGATCGGCAGTGGCCTGATCAAGAAGCTGCACGAGCAGGGCGACGCCGCCCGCTACTACCGGGCCGCGGTGATGCCCGCCGATGCCTACCCCAAGGCGCAGCGCGGCTCGTCCGTGCAGACGCTGGCCGTGGCCAACTTCCTGATCACCCGGGAGGACGCGGACGCGAACCTCACCGAGGCCCTCACCCGCACGGTGATCGCCAGCCGCGACCACATCGGCGCCCGGGTGCACGCGGCGCAGCTGGTGGACCTGCGCACGGCGATCTACACGGATCCGCTGCCGCTGCACGAAGGCGCGCGACGCTACTACCGGTCGATCAAGCCTTAGCCGTTCGCCTCGCATAGCCGTTCACGTGGTGCGGCATGCGTATCTCGTCGGCGCTCCCCGGTCCCCGGCGAGCCGCTCAGGTGGCCGGCCCCGACCTCGGCACCGTCACCGTCACCCTCAGGCCGTGCGGCTCGTTGTGGGCGTACGCGATGGAGCCGCCGCCCGCCGAGAGCAGCACGCGTGAGATCGACAGACCGAGGCCCGATCCCTTGATGTTCTGGTGCCCGGTGCTGCGCCAGAAGCGGTCGCCGATGCGGGCCAGGTCCTCGTCGCTGAGGCCGGGGCCGCCGTCGGTGACCACGACGGTCGAGACCTCGCCGTTCGAGGCGACCTTCACCTCGACGCTCTCCCCCTCGGGCGTGAACTTCAACGCGTTGTCGATCACCGCGTCCAGGGCGCTCGACAGCGTGATGGGATCGGCCCAGGCGGTGGTGGCCGGGCAGGTCCCCGCCAGCCGCACGCCCTTGCTCTCGGCGAGCGGCTGCCAGGACGACACGCGCTCGGCCGTGAGCGCGCCGATGTCGGTGAGGCACAGGTCCGCCTCGGCGTGCTCGGCGAGCGCCAGGTCGAGGAGGTCGTCGAGGACCTGGGCGAGGCGCTTGCCCTCGGTGCGGACCGAGGCGATCTCCTCATTGCCCTCCGGCAGTTCGAGGGCGAGCAGCTCGATGCGCAGCAGCAGCGCGGAGAGCGGGTTGCGCAGCTGGTGCGAGGCGTCGGCGACGAAGGCGCGCTGCTGCTCCAGCACGTCCTCGACGTTGTCCGCCATCTCGTTGAACGACCGGGCCAGGCGCCTGAGTTCCGGTGGACCGCCGGCGGCCGCGACCCGGGACTTCAGGCGTCCGGTCGCGATGTCGTGGGTGGTGGCGTCGAGGACGCGTACGGGTCTGAGCACCCAGCCGGTGAGGCGCAGCGCGGCACCGAGGGCGAGGAGCATCGCGAACACCTCGCCCGCGCCGATGATCAGCCAGCCGTGCAGGGTCTTCGAACGCATCTGCCCGGTGGGCGAGTCGGTGACGACGACGGCCATGACGTCGCCGTCCCTGATCACCGGGGAGGCCACGACGAGACGGTGGCGCTGCCACGGCCAGACCTGCCGCGGGTCATGGCTGCGACGGCTCAGGCGCGCCTCGTTGAAGGCGTCGCGTCCCTCACCCGTCTTGGGGAGGAGCCAGGCATCCGGCGCGTTGGCCATGGCCGTGCCGTTGCGGTAGAAGACACCGGCCCGGATGCCGTACACGCTGTAGTAGCGGGCGAGTTCCTTGCGCAGGGTCTCGCGGCGCTCGTCGGGGAAGGTTCCCGAGGAAGCGGTCGCCGGGTCGGTGACGAACTGCGCGAGCGCCGCGAAGCGCGCCGTGTCGTCGATGCGGTCGACGACCACCCGTTGCTGCTGAGCCGCCGCGACACTCACGGCGAGCGGAATGCCAAGCGCGAGCAGCACGGCGGCCATCAGGACGATGAGCAGCGGGAGAAGACGTGTGCGCACCCGTGCCCGCTACGACGCCGGGGCGACGAGCCGGTACCCGACGCCGCGTACGGTCTCGATCAGCGCCGGCATGCGCAACTTGGAGCGCAGGGATGCGACATGCACCTCCAGGGTGCGCCCGGTCCCCTCCCAACTGGTGCGCCACACTTCGCTGATGATCTGTTCCCGGCGGAACACCACTCCGGGCCGCTGGGCCAGCAGCGCGAGAAGGTCGAACTCCTTGCGCGTCAGTTGGACAACCAAACCGTCCACCGTGACCTGGCGGTTGGGGAGTTCGATGTGCACAGGGCCGAGCCGCAGCGCGGTGTCGCCGGCGGCCGAGGCGTCGTCCGCGGCACTGCGCCGGCTGACGGCGTGGATACGGGCGAGCAGCTCCCCCGTGTCGTAGGGCTTCACTACGTAGTCGTCAGCGCCGAGGTTGAGGCCGTGGATCCGGGAGCGCACGTCGGCGCGCGCGGTGACCATGATCACCGGGGTGCTGGTCCGCTTGCGGATCTTGCCGCAGACCTCGTATCCGTCCTGGTCGGGCAGGCCCAGGTCGAGCAGGACGACCCCGAACCCGTCGCTCTCCGGGACCAGTGCCTGCAGGGCCTCTTCGCCGCTGCGGGCATGCGTGACGTCGAAGCCGTGCCGGGCCAGCACCGCGGACAGGGCGGCGGCGACATGGTTGTCGTCCTCGACGAGGAGCAGTCTCATTCCGGCCCCCTCCGGTTCATTGGTCGTACGGTCTCGGCTTGTAGAACGCGCTGCACGCACGCGTGCACCATGGAAGTCACGCCGATGGACAAGGACGGCGTCAAGTGGCTTCGGGTTGCGAAGGGCTTCCGTTACGCAGCCGGTACGCGACCGCACAGGGCCACTACGACACGTGCCCGATTGCTACCGGATCGTGATGCTCAAGTTCCCCTCAGATGTAATGACGCTGGTCGTAAGGGCTCACTACTGTCCTCCGAAACCGAGGAGGACGGAGCCCAAAAGCGATGACCGAAGTATCGGTGGCCAAGGATGCCGTGGCCGCGACCGAGGAATTGGTCGTCCTGAAGAGCGTCAACAAGCACTTCGGCGCGTTGCACGTGCTCCAGGACATCGACCTGACGATCGCCCGCGGCGAGGTCGTCGTGGTCATCGGGCCCTCCGGGTCCGGAAAGTCCACCCTGTGCCGCACCATCAACCGCCTGGAGACGATCGATTCGGGCGACATCTCGATCGACGGCAAGCCGCTGCCCGAAGAGGGTAAGGCGCTCGCCCGGCTGCGGGCCGACGTGGGCATGGTCTTCCAGTCCTTCAATCTCTTCTCGCACAAGACGGTGCTCGAGAACGTGATGCTGGGTCAGATCAAGGTGCGCAAGACCGACAAGAAGGCGGCCGAGGAGAAGGCCCGCGCGCTGCTCGACCGCGTCGGTGTCGGCACGCAGGCGGACAAGTACCCCGCACAGCTGTCGGGCGGCCAGCAGCAGCGCGTCGCGATCGCGCGGGCGCTGGCGATGGACCCCAAGGTCATGCTCTTCGACGAGCCGACCTCCGCGCTGGACCCCGAGATGATCAACGAGGTCCTGGAGGTCATGCAGCAGCTCGCGCGTGACGGCATGACCATGATCGTCGTCACCCATGAGATGGGCTTCGCTCGTTCGGCTGCCAACCGAGTGGTGTTCATGGCCGACGGTCGGATCGTCGAAGAGGCTGTGCCGGACCAGTTCTTCAGCAATCCCCGCAGTGACCGCGCCAAGGACTTCCTGTCGAAGATCCTGCATCACTGACGGCCCCGTCGCGCCCCTGCCGATCCGCGTCACCCGCCCTCGACGGACCGCACCTCTTCACCACTCAAAGGATGTTCATCATGAAGCTCCGCAAGGTCACCGCCGCTTCGGCCGCTGTGCTCGCCCTCGCGCTGACCGCCACCGCCTGTGGGGGCGACGACAGCAAGGACTCCGGTTCCAGCTCCAGCGGCGGCGGCAAGATCAAGGTCGGCATCAAGTTCGACCAGCCCGGCCTCGGCCTGAAGCAGCCGGACGGTTCCTACGCCGGCTTCGACGTGGACGTGGCAACGTACGTGGCCAAGCAACTCGGCTACAAGCCCGATCAGATCGAGTTCGTCGAGACCAAGAGCGCCGACCGTGAGAACGCGCTGGCCCGCGGCGACGTGAAGTTCATCGCGGCCACGTACTCGATCACCGACGAGCGCAAGCAGAAGGTCGACTTCGCCGGCCCCTACCTGCTGGCCCACCAGGACCTGTTGGTCAAGACGGGCTCCGACATCTCCAAGGGCACGGACCTCAACGGCAAGAAGCTGTGTTCCGTGACCGGCTCCACCTCGGCGCAGAACGTCCACGACACGATCGCCCCGAAGGCCCAGCTGAAGGAGTACAGCGGCTACTCGGAGTGCATCGCCGCTCTGCAGAGCGGCGCCGTGGACGCGGTGACCACCGACGACTCGATCCTCGCGGGCTTCGCCGCGCAGGACAAGTACAAGGGTCAGTTCAAGCTCGCCGGTCTCAAGCTGAGCAACGAGAACTACGGCATCGGCGTCAAGAAGGGCGACACCGCGACCGTGAACAAGATCAACACCGCCCTGGAGAAGATGGTCAGCGACGGCTCCTGGCAGAAGGCGGTCGCCGCGAACTTCGGTCCGGCCAACTACAAGAACGAGCCGGCCCCGAAGATCGGCGTCATCGTCAAGTAACCCTGGAATCCGCAGGCAACGCAGGGTTCCGCAGGCGCGCCGCCGCCCGCCGCGATCACGGCGGCGGCGCGCCGCGTCCGCCACGTACGCCACACACCCGGAAGCGCGGGAGATCGTGTTCGACTTTCTTGAAGGTTACGACGTCCTCGGGGCGTTCTGGACGACGGTGAAACTCACCGCCCTCTCCGCCGTCGGCTCCCTCATCCTGGGCACCGTGCTGGCCGCGATGCGCGTCAGCCCGGTCCCGCTCATGCGCGGG containing:
- the miaB gene encoding tRNA (N6-isopentenyl adenosine(37)-C2)-methylthiotransferase MiaB, translating into MSSSDRSQAVDVQEPKTYEVRTYGCQMNVHDSERLSGLLEGAGYVRAPEGSDGDADVVVFNTCAVRENADNRLYGNLGRLAPMKTKRPGMQIAVGGCLAQKDRDTIVKKAPWVDVVFGTHNIGKLPVLLERARVQEEAQVEIAESLEAFPSTLPTRRESAYAAWVSISVGCNNTCTFCIVPALRGKEKDRRTGDILAEIEALVGEGVSEITLLGQNVNAYGSDIGDREAFSKLLRACGQIEGLERVRFTSPHPRDFTDDVIAAMAETPNVMPQLHMPMQSGSDTVLKAMRRSYRQDRYLGIIEKVRAAIPHAAITTDIIVGFPGETEEDFEQTLHAVREARFAQAFTFQYSKRPGTPAATMEGQIPKEVVQARYERLVALQEEISWDENKKQVGRTLELMVAEGEGRKDGATHRLSGRAPDNRLVHFTKPDEEVRPGDVVTVEITYAAPHHLLAEGTALNVRRTRAGDAWEKRNAAEAAKPAGVMLGLPKIGAPAPLPVATGSGCGCD
- the dapF gene encoding diaminopimelate epimerase translates to MSTRIAFLKGHGTENDFVIIPDPENAIDLPPTAVAALCDRRAGIGGDGLLHVVRSAAHPEAKAMAAEAEWFMDYRNGDGSIAEMCGNGVRVFAHYLQRAGYVAEGDIAVATRGGVKSVHLSKDGDVTVGMGKALFPEGDVTVSVGEHSWPARNVNMGNPHAVAFVEDLAQAGDLFTPPPFSPASVYPDGVNVEFVVDRGPRHVALRVHERGAGETRSCGTGACAVAVAAARRDDADPAVTGTPATYTVDVPGGRLVITERPDGEIEMTGPAVIVAEGEIDAEWLDAAQR
- a CDS encoding gliding motility protein, producing MQADTLTAETEAEVAEEAKGSSPAESEAPAEETAEAAAADDVEIPQQQTAEKAADNEAGEGARK
- a CDS encoding antitoxin, whose amino-acid sequence is MGLLDNLKAKLAPAKDKVSDLAQQHGDKVGQSLDKAAKVVDEKTKHKYSDKIQTGTGKAKGAMDRLAHKDSGGATPPPDAPSPPPAS
- a CDS encoding class III extradiol dioxygenase subunit B-like domain-containing protein, which encodes MLVAAAVLPCPPLLVPDVAAGAAPELDAARAACTDALGVLAASRPDLLVVVGPAEQSGRGPHPQGTRGSFRGFGVDLDVHLGGDQLSPGASERELPPSLAVAAWLLERTRWSEASDAPVEGLGVGEPLAAERCIQVGGEIVGRAKRVALLVMGDASACRTLKAPGYLDERAAGFDAEVARALGAADVAALKSLDAELAHELKASGRAPWQVLAGAAEGAGLGGALLYDDAPYGVGYLVAAWS
- a CDS encoding RelA/SpoT family protein; its protein translation is MSAEATNPATPGPVTPSPKLSASPPLPTSLERGDPHEQGVPPTHRRKGRPRIDLRRLGRAALLGPAARDRLPDAIGHVAEAHRAHHPDADLEPLRRAYVLAESSHRGQMRKSGEPYITHPLAVTLILAELGAENTTLTASLLHDTVEDTEVTLDQVRKEFGDEVCYLVDGVTKLEKVDYGAAAEPETFRKMLVATGNDVRVMSIKLADRLHNMRTLGVMRPEKQARIAKVTRDVLIPLAERLGVQALKTELEDLVFAILHPEEYEHTRELIADNAARDGDPLAEIADEVRTVLRDAGIQAEVLIRPRHFVSVHRVSRKRGPMRGADFGRLLVLVNEDADCYGVLGELHTCLTPVVSEFKDFIAVPKFNLYQSLHTAVARGDGEVAEVLIRTHQMHKVAEAGVIALGNPYAPPSEEQADGDAERPFDGERADPTRPGWLSRLLDWQEGAPDPDTFWSTLREDLAQDREITVFRADGGSLGLPEGASCVDAAYAQYGEDAHACIGARVNGRLATLSTVLRDGDTVQLLMGQDPASEPSREWLEHAHTAAARIAIQRWMAAHPSPSGTETPEAPPATPRPAADARAARPSANAVVDQPGASVRLAGCCTPVPPDEVTGFAVRGGVVTVHRVQCAGVDRMKSGGRAEVGVRWGDTTECRVTLVAESFGRPHLLADLTEAIALEGVAIVSATVEPPSQQRVRHTYTLQLPDAAHLPGLMRAMRNVPGVYDVNRAQHQAAAAP
- the miaA gene encoding tRNA (adenosine(37)-N6)-dimethylallyltransferase MiaA — protein: MSSAPPAPRVIAVVGPTAAGKSDLGVFLAQRLGGEVVNADSMQLYRGMDIGTAKLTPEERGGIPHHLLDIWDVTVTASVAEYQRLARARIDALLAEGRWPILVGGSGLYVRGAVDNLEFPGTDPEVRARLEEELTLRGSGALHARLAAADPEAAHAILPSNGRRIVRALEVIEITGKPFTANLPGHDSVYDTLQIGVDVARPELDERIARRVDRMWEAGLVDEVRALEAHGLREGRTASRALGYQQVLAALAGECTEEEARTETVRATKRFARRQDSWFRRDPRVHWLSGAAADLTELPQLALALVERPVTA